A stretch of Allostreptomyces psammosilenae DNA encodes these proteins:
- a CDS encoding NADPH:quinone reductase translates to MKAITYTDNGGPEVLRLTDRALPEPGPGEVRVRIHVSGVNPTDWKARQVAVPGFPRFPEQVPNQDGSGVIDAVGPGGDAGRVGERVWVWEAAWRRADGTAQEYVVLPERQAVPLPDGASFELGASLGIPALTAHRALTVLDGGPTRLAPGALAGRTVLVAGGAGAVGNAAIQLARWAGAEVVTTVSGPEKAELATAAGAHHVVNYRTEDAAEAIKRVAPRGVDIVVEVAPAVNTALDAEVLAPGGVVAVYANDGGNEMGIPLLPAMFGNLSWKFVLVYTVPEEAKRAAVADVGAAVAAGALRAGREAGLPLHRYPLEKTADAHAAVQGGAVGKVLIDVARD, encoded by the coding sequence ATGAAGGCGATCACCTACACGGACAACGGCGGCCCCGAGGTCCTGCGACTGACCGACCGTGCACTGCCCGAGCCCGGCCCGGGAGAGGTACGGGTGCGGATCCACGTCTCCGGGGTCAACCCGACGGACTGGAAGGCGCGCCAGGTGGCGGTCCCGGGCTTCCCGCGGTTCCCCGAGCAGGTGCCGAACCAAGACGGCTCCGGCGTGATCGACGCGGTCGGCCCGGGCGGGGACGCCGGCCGGGTCGGCGAGCGGGTCTGGGTGTGGGAGGCGGCCTGGCGGCGGGCCGACGGCACCGCCCAGGAGTACGTGGTGCTGCCGGAGCGGCAGGCCGTGCCGCTGCCGGACGGCGCCTCCTTCGAGCTCGGCGCCAGCCTCGGCATCCCGGCGCTGACCGCGCACCGCGCGCTGACCGTGCTGGACGGCGGCCCGACCCGGCTCGCCCCGGGCGCCCTCGCCGGCCGGACCGTGCTGGTGGCGGGCGGCGCCGGAGCCGTCGGCAACGCCGCCATCCAGCTGGCGCGCTGGGCCGGCGCCGAGGTCGTCACCACGGTGAGCGGGCCGGAGAAGGCCGAACTGGCCACCGCCGCCGGCGCCCACCACGTGGTCAACTACCGGACCGAGGACGCCGCCGAGGCGATCAAGCGGGTGGCGCCGCGCGGCGTGGACATCGTGGTGGAGGTCGCGCCGGCGGTCAACACCGCGCTGGACGCCGAGGTGCTGGCGCCGGGCGGGGTGGTGGCCGTGTACGCCAACGACGGCGGGAACGAGATGGGCATCCCCCTGCTGCCGGCCATGTTCGGCAACCTGAGCTGGAAGTTCGTGCTGGTCTACACCGTGCCCGAGGAGGCCAAGCGGGCGGCCGTGGCCGACGTGGGCGCCGCCGTCGCGGCGGGGGCGCTGCGCGCCGGCCGGGAGGCCGGCCTGCCGCTGCACCGCTACCCGCTGGAGAAGACCGCCGACGCCCACGCGGCCGTGCAGGGCGGCGCCGTCGGCAAGGTGCTGATCGACGTGGCGCGCGACTGA
- a CDS encoding TetR/AcrR family transcriptional regulator C-terminal domain-containing protein, translating into MAGPVARTEPPYLRIVNEIRARIDAGELRPGDRVPSTRRIVEEWGVAMATATKVLTTLRQQGLVLAVPGIGTVVAGSDMPPAAPPTGAAPTAAVAEAPARATTRRHTTGGTADNALTRERVVRTAIEIADAEGSTTLSMRRIAAELGVATMSLYRYVESKEELLALMMDAVFGEAELPQPGPQHWRDRLEQCARIQWSLYRRHPWVATLLSLTRPAVTPNGMTLIEWGMASFPPVDPRTVMHVSVTTVSYVRGVAVGLETEAEAQRATGITGQEWMRDMDPVFTEVVSSGAYPMYASFIDLPDDALDLDSLFEFGLERLLDGIEVLLSRTGAGSGEGAAAGSGGTRAYGSAGSGPDGSVG; encoded by the coding sequence ATGGCCGGACCCGTCGCGCGAACCGAACCGCCCTACCTCCGGATCGTCAACGAGATCCGCGCGCGCATCGACGCCGGGGAACTGCGCCCGGGCGACCGGGTGCCCTCCACCCGGCGGATCGTCGAGGAGTGGGGCGTGGCGATGGCGACCGCCACCAAGGTGCTGACCACGCTGCGTCAGCAGGGGCTGGTGCTCGCGGTGCCCGGAATCGGCACGGTGGTCGCCGGATCCGACATGCCTCCGGCCGCGCCCCCGACCGGGGCCGCACCCACGGCCGCCGTCGCGGAGGCGCCGGCACGAGCGACCACCAGACGGCACACCACCGGTGGCACGGCGGACAACGCGCTCACCCGGGAACGCGTGGTGCGCACGGCGATCGAGATCGCCGACGCGGAGGGGTCGACGACGCTGTCCATGCGGCGGATCGCGGCCGAACTGGGCGTCGCCACCATGTCGCTGTACCGCTACGTGGAGTCCAAGGAGGAGCTGCTCGCGCTGATGATGGACGCCGTCTTCGGTGAGGCGGAGCTTCCCCAGCCGGGGCCGCAGCACTGGCGGGACCGGTTGGAGCAGTGCGCACGGATCCAGTGGTCGCTCTACCGGCGGCATCCGTGGGTGGCCACGCTGCTGTCACTGACCAGGCCGGCGGTGACGCCGAACGGCATGACGCTGATCGAGTGGGGGATGGCGTCCTTCCCGCCCGTCGACCCGCGCACGGTGATGCACGTCTCGGTCACCACGGTGAGCTACGTGCGCGGCGTCGCCGTGGGCCTGGAGACCGAGGCCGAGGCGCAGCGGGCGACCGGGATCACCGGCCAGGAGTGGATGCGGGACATGGACCCGGTGTTCACCGAGGTGGTCTCCTCGGGGGCGTACCCGATGTACGCCTCCTTCATCGACCTGCCGGACGACGCCCTCGATCTCGACAGCCTGTTCGAGTTCGGTCTGGAGCGGCTGCTCGACGGCATCGAGGTGCTCCTCTCGCGGACCGGCGCGGGCTCCGGCGAAGGCGCGGCGGCCGGCTCCGGCGGAACCCGGGCGTACGGCTCCGCAGGAAGCGGCCCGGACGGCTCCGTGGGGTGA
- a CDS encoding MFS transporter — protein MHAETTDTQGARAGRREWIGFAVLMLPLLLVSMDVSVLYFAVPFITQELELSGTQQLWVFDIYGFVLAGLLIAMGALGDRIGRRRLLLIGATAFGAASLLAAYAGDASTLIAARALLGIGGATLMPSTLALVRNMFHDARQRGTAIAIWSAVMTGGIAIGPVLSGLLLERFWWGSVFLVNIPAMVLLLVLAPMLVPEFRNPRAGRFDLLSAVLSLATILPVIYGIKELANHGFEPVPAGSILVGLAVGVLFVRRQRRPGALIDLELFRRRAFSGAIAMNLLGMFATVGFAIFSTQYLQSVLGMSPLRAALWSLLPTVVVGGMAPLAAALARRFDRAFIMSAGFLLAACGFWSLTRVEPDSSLWGIMIGASVYAGGLIIVMSLVTDMVMGLAPPERAGSASGLLESGTELGGALGMALLGSLGDAVYRRQVTDAVEDMPAGLPPEAAEAARETLGGAIAVSEQLPGALGDAVTHAAREAFTSGMHAAAIGAAALMVVAAVLSTALLRGARPGTPDPEGRKTPSDAPAPTTAPAR, from the coding sequence ATGCACGCGGAGACGACGGACACCCAGGGAGCCAGAGCCGGCAGGCGGGAGTGGATCGGGTTCGCGGTCCTGATGCTTCCCCTGCTGCTGGTCTCCATGGACGTGTCGGTGCTCTACTTCGCCGTCCCGTTCATCACCCAGGAGCTGGAGCTCAGCGGCACCCAGCAACTGTGGGTCTTCGACATCTACGGCTTCGTCCTGGCCGGACTGCTGATCGCCATGGGGGCGCTGGGCGACCGCATCGGGCGCCGCCGGCTCCTGCTGATCGGCGCCACCGCCTTCGGCGCGGCGTCCCTGCTCGCCGCCTACGCCGGCGACGCCTCCACGCTGATCGCGGCCCGCGCCCTGCTCGGCATCGGCGGGGCGACCCTGATGCCGTCCACGCTGGCGCTGGTCCGCAACATGTTCCACGACGCCAGGCAGCGCGGCACGGCCATCGCCATCTGGTCGGCCGTGATGACCGGCGGCATCGCGATCGGGCCGGTGCTCAGCGGCCTGCTGCTGGAGCGCTTCTGGTGGGGCTCCGTCTTCCTGGTCAACATCCCGGCGATGGTGCTGCTGCTGGTGCTCGCGCCGATGCTCGTCCCGGAGTTCCGCAATCCCAGGGCCGGCCGCTTCGACCTGCTCAGCGCGGTGCTCTCGCTCGCCACCATCCTGCCGGTGATCTACGGCATCAAGGAGCTGGCCAACCACGGCTTCGAGCCGGTGCCGGCGGGGAGCATCCTGGTCGGCCTGGCCGTCGGCGTCCTCTTCGTCCGCCGGCAGCGCCGCCCGGGCGCGCTGATCGACCTCGAACTCTTCCGGCGCCGGGCCTTCAGCGGGGCCATCGCCATGAACCTGCTCGGCATGTTCGCCACCGTCGGGTTCGCGATCTTCAGCACCCAGTACCTCCAGTCCGTGCTCGGCATGAGCCCGCTGCGGGCCGCGCTGTGGAGCCTGCTGCCCACGGTCGTGGTCGGCGGCATGGCGCCGCTGGCCGCCGCGCTGGCCCGCCGGTTCGACCGGGCGTTCATCATGTCCGCCGGGTTCCTGCTCGCCGCCTGCGGCTTCTGGTCGCTCACCCGGGTCGAGCCCGACTCCAGCCTGTGGGGCATCATGATCGGCGCCAGCGTGTACGCCGGTGGCCTGATCATCGTGATGTCGCTGGTCACCGACATGGTGATGGGCCTCGCCCCGCCGGAGCGGGCGGGCAGCGCCTCCGGCCTGCTGGAATCCGGCACCGAACTCGGCGGCGCCCTCGGCATGGCCCTGCTCGGCAGCCTCGGTGACGCCGTGTACCGCCGGCAGGTGACGGACGCGGTCGAGGACATGCCGGCCGGGCTGCCGCCCGAGGCCGCCGAGGCGGCCCGGGAGACCCTCGGCGGCGCGATCGCCGTGTCCGAGCAGCTGCCGGGCGCCCTCGGCGACGCCGTCACGCACGCCGCCCGGGAGGCCTTCACCAGCGGCATGCACGCCGCCGCGATCGGCGCCGCCGCGCTGATGGTGGTGGCCGCCGTCCTCTCCACGGCCCTGCTGCGCGGCGCCCGCCCGGGCACCCCCGACCCCGAGGGCCGGAAGACCCCCTCGGACGCCCCCGCCCCCACCACCGCCCCGGCCCGCTGA
- a CDS encoding LLM class flavin-dependent oxidoreductase, which yields MRLSTVILPIHRRPELVDVWRRAEDLGVHTAYTYDHLSWRSFRDEPWFATIPTLTAAAMVTDRIRLGTMVISPNFRHPVTLAKDLLSLDDLSEGRLTIGIGAGGTGFDATTLGQEPWTPRERADRFAEFVALLDRLLREPVTTRTGRYYTAHEARMHPGCMQRPRPPFAIAATGPRGLALAAAHGQAWVTFGDPWRREDADLAGRLDAVAAQAARLDAACADAGRDPATIRRVLLTGVGTPAPLHDPGAFRDFTARAAAIGVDEIVVHWPVPDSVFAVDEAAFIRSVTAAIDATATGATATGATGATGHDTAGTERP from the coding sequence ATGCGCCTGAGCACCGTGATCCTCCCGATCCACCGCCGGCCCGAACTGGTGGACGTGTGGCGACGGGCTGAGGACCTCGGCGTGCACACCGCCTACACCTACGACCACCTGTCCTGGCGCAGCTTCCGGGACGAACCCTGGTTCGCCACCATCCCCACGCTCACCGCCGCCGCCATGGTCACCGACCGCATCCGGCTCGGCACCATGGTCATCTCGCCCAACTTCCGCCACCCCGTCACCCTCGCCAAGGACCTCCTCTCCCTGGACGACCTCTCCGAGGGCCGGCTCACCATCGGCATCGGCGCGGGCGGCACCGGCTTCGACGCCACCACCCTCGGCCAGGAACCCTGGACCCCGCGGGAACGCGCGGACCGCTTCGCCGAGTTCGTGGCCCTCCTCGACCGGCTGCTGCGGGAACCCGTCACCACCCGGACCGGCCGGTACTACACCGCCCACGAGGCCCGCATGCACCCCGGCTGCATGCAGCGGCCGCGCCCCCCGTTCGCCATCGCCGCCACCGGCCCGCGCGGACTCGCCCTCGCCGCAGCCCACGGCCAGGCCTGGGTGACCTTCGGCGACCCCTGGCGGCGCGAGGACGCGGACCTGGCCGGCCGGCTCGACGCCGTCGCCGCGCAGGCGGCCCGGCTCGACGCCGCCTGCGCCGACGCCGGCCGCGACCCGGCGACCATCCGGCGCGTCCTGCTCACCGGCGTCGGCACCCCCGCCCCGCTGCACGACCCCGGCGCCTTCCGCGACTTCACCGCCCGGGCCGCCGCCATCGGCGTCGACGAGATCGTGGTGCACTGGCCGGTGCCCGACTCCGTCTTCGCCGTGGACGAGGCCGCCTTCATCCGCTCGGTGACCGCCGCCATCGACGCCACCGCGACGGGCGCCACCGCGACGGGTGCCACCGGCGCCACCGGCCACGACACCGCCGGAACGGAGCGGCCTTGA
- a CDS encoding ABC transporter ATP-binding protein gives MRYPRVTALDRLTLGIEPGVCGLVGANGAGKSTLIKILLGLAPATSGSASVLGLDVRTQGAEIRSRVGYMPEHDCLPPDVSATEFVVHMARMAGLPPSAARERTADTLRHVGLYEERYRPIGGYSTGMKQRVKLAQALVHDPQLVLLDEPTNGLDPVGRDDMLGLIRRVRTDFGINVLVTSHLLGELERTCDHIVVVDGGRLLRSSSTAEFTQTDLVLVVEVTDRPVPAQTTPGTPLPTGAEELVTELTTAGVPGVARDGRIVRVDLAGDETYDAVRDAVDRLGLGLVRLQQHRHHIDEVFRDNGQQAAHPRKEDADAHA, from the coding sequence ATGAGGTACCCGCGGGTGACCGCTCTGGACCGGCTCACCCTCGGCATCGAGCCGGGGGTGTGCGGGCTGGTCGGCGCCAACGGCGCGGGAAAGTCCACGCTCATCAAGATCCTGCTCGGCCTCGCCCCCGCGACCTCCGGCAGCGCCTCCGTGCTCGGCCTCGACGTGCGCACCCAGGGGGCGGAGATCCGCTCCCGCGTCGGCTACATGCCCGAACACGACTGCCTGCCGCCGGACGTCTCGGCCACCGAGTTCGTCGTGCACATGGCCCGGATGGCCGGCCTGCCCCCCTCCGCGGCCCGCGAACGCACCGCCGACACGCTGCGCCACGTCGGCCTCTACGAGGAGCGCTACCGGCCCATCGGCGGCTACTCCACCGGCATGAAGCAGCGCGTCAAGCTGGCCCAGGCGCTCGTGCACGACCCGCAGCTGGTGCTGCTCGACGAGCCCACCAACGGCCTCGACCCGGTCGGCCGCGACGACATGCTCGGCCTGATCCGCCGCGTCCGCACCGACTTCGGCATCAACGTCCTGGTCACCTCCCACCTCCTCGGCGAGCTGGAACGCACCTGCGACCACATCGTCGTCGTCGACGGCGGACGGCTGCTGCGCTCCTCCTCCACGGCCGAGTTCACCCAGACCGACCTCGTCCTGGTGGTGGAGGTCACCGACCGCCCCGTCCCCGCCCAGACCACCCCCGGCACCCCGCTGCCCACCGGCGCCGAGGAACTCGTCACCGAGCTGACCACCGCCGGCGTCCCCGGCGTGGCGCGCGACGGGCGGATCGTGCGCGTGGACCTGGCCGGCGACGAGACCTACGACGCCGTCCGCGACGCCGTCGACCGGCTCGGCCTCGGGCTGGTGCGCCTCCAGCAGCACCGCCACCACATCGACGAGGTGTTCCGCGACAACGGCCAGCAGGCGGCCCACCCCCGGAAGGAGGACGCGGATGCCCACGCGTGA